A stretch of the Chitiniphilus purpureus genome encodes the following:
- a CDS encoding cryptochrome/photolyase family protein, with protein MSDTALVWLRRDLRLFDHAALYHALRHHARVIPVFVFDRALLDSLPRSDRRVEFIHAALAELREALHRLGSALVVRHAQAHEAIPQLAAEFGAQAVYANRDYEPAAIARDEAVGRALHGLGIAFRTSKDQVIFERDEVLTGSGQMYSVFTPYRRAWLARLTPFYLSSYPVRRYLEHLAPLSPQPLPTLAELGFEPSNLSTLPVPLGSSGGEQLFEAFKERIDRYHEARDYPALKGPSYLSVHLRFGTVSIRELARHAYEQGSAGAQTWLSELIWREFYQQLLWHRPDVVGHAFRREYDSLPFPNREDWFAAWCEGRTGYPIVDAAMRQLNTSGYMHNRLRMITASFLVKDLLVDWRWGERYFAERLIDYDLAANNGGWQWAASTGCDAQPYFRIFNPVTQSQKFDAEGRFIRRYCPELAALPAKAIHAPWLATPDTLAAAGVRLGHDYPKPIVEHAVQRAAALALYQRE; from the coding sequence GTGCCCTGCTCGATTCCCTGCCACGCAGTGACAGACGGGTCGAGTTCATCCATGCCGCGCTTGCCGAGCTGCGCGAAGCGCTGCACCGGCTTGGCAGCGCGCTGGTGGTGCGCCATGCGCAGGCGCATGAGGCCATTCCACAACTGGCAGCCGAGTTCGGGGCGCAGGCCGTGTACGCCAACCGCGATTACGAACCGGCCGCCATCGCGCGCGACGAGGCAGTGGGCCGCGCGCTGCACGGCCTTGGCATTGCATTCCGTACCAGCAAGGATCAGGTGATCTTCGAGCGCGACGAAGTGCTCACGGGCAGCGGGCAGATGTACAGCGTCTTCACGCCGTACCGGCGCGCCTGGCTGGCCCGGCTGACGCCGTTCTATCTGTCGTCGTATCCGGTACGCCGCTACCTGGAGCACCTGGCGCCGCTGTCGCCGCAACCGCTGCCCACACTCGCCGAGCTGGGATTCGAGCCGAGCAATCTGTCGACGTTGCCAGTGCCACTGGGCAGCAGCGGCGGCGAGCAGTTGTTCGAGGCCTTCAAGGAGCGGATCGACCGCTACCACGAAGCGCGCGACTATCCGGCGCTCAAGGGGCCGTCCTATCTGTCGGTGCACCTGCGCTTTGGCACGGTGTCGATCCGCGAACTGGCGCGCCATGCTTACGAGCAGGGCAGCGCCGGCGCGCAGACCTGGCTGTCCGAACTGATCTGGCGCGAGTTCTATCAGCAATTGCTCTGGCACCGGCCGGACGTGGTCGGGCATGCCTTCAGGCGCGAGTACGACAGCCTGCCCTTCCCGAACCGCGAGGACTGGTTCGCTGCCTGGTGCGAGGGCCGTACCGGCTATCCCATCGTCGATGCGGCGATGCGCCAGCTCAACACCTCGGGCTATATGCACAACCGGTTGCGCATGATCACGGCGTCGTTCCTGGTCAAGGATCTGCTGGTGGATTGGCGCTGGGGTGAGCGTTATTTCGCCGAACGGCTGATCGACTACGATCTGGCGGCCAACAATGGCGGCTGGCAATGGGCGGCCTCGACCGGATGCGACGCGCAGCCGTATTTCCGCATCTTCAATCCGGTCACCCAGTCGCAGAAATTCGACGCGGAAGGACGTTTCATCCGACGCTATTGCCCCGAGCTTGCCGCCTTGCCAGCCAAGGCGATCCACGCGCCGTGGCTGGCCACTCCGGACACGCTGGCTGCGGCTGGTGTCAGGCTGGGGCACGACTATCCTAAGCCTATCGTCGAGCACGCCGTGCAACGCGCCGCCGCGCTCGCGCTCTACCAGCGCGAATGA